One genomic segment of Trichococcus shcherbakoviae includes these proteins:
- a CDS encoding HAMP domain-containing histidine kinase, with amino-acid sequence MPTKKRGNPKSIRWKWGFLLSIAFFLLYFLSALLMLNVYKGYQYDEQKDDAEKLLSSVQSALSEIDTKLSVNSVESMFEKISVSTVTKGLQSVGNYPFLEDLKNRGANIRVFDTDGQLLYETQKSYTTFIKNPDTYLRETKLNDLEAFVAGSPILSQEDSFLLGYVQIVFRLNDYHKVVSQMTQYFWLVTAIVFVLSAAAGYGIAIYFFRPIKQMVDTMDAIEEDTLSETRIKISKSKDEFTDLSVHINGLLDKMALYVTQQKQFVEDVSHELRTPTAIVEGHLKLLNRWGKEDPQILDESLAASLTEIQRMKTLVQEMLDLSRAEQVEMHYKNEVTPIRNVVLHTFHNFKMLYPDFVFNLDDDLNREIYVNIYRNHFEQILVILMDNAVKYSTDRHEIHLSISESMSYVQIAIQDFGEGMSQEDQQKIFSRFYRVDKARSRNKGGNGLGLSIAKELLEGYKGDITVESVLGHGSVFRIQLPILKNYVPDEEL; translated from the coding sequence ATGCCAACCAAAAAAAGAGGAAATCCCAAGTCCATTCGGTGGAAATGGGGTTTTCTTTTAAGTATAGCTTTCTTCCTGCTGTACTTTCTGTCCGCCTTGCTGATGCTGAATGTCTACAAAGGCTATCAGTACGACGAACAAAAAGATGACGCCGAGAAGCTGCTTTCTTCGGTCCAATCCGCGTTGTCTGAGATCGATACGAAGCTTTCAGTCAACAGCGTCGAAAGCATGTTCGAGAAAATTTCTGTTTCCACTGTGACGAAGGGGCTCCAATCTGTAGGAAACTACCCGTTTTTGGAGGATCTCAAGAACAGAGGGGCGAACATCCGCGTATTTGATACAGATGGACAGTTGCTCTATGAGACGCAGAAGAGCTATACGACATTCATCAAAAATCCCGATACTTATTTGCGCGAGACAAAACTGAATGATCTTGAAGCGTTTGTGGCAGGCAGTCCGATCCTCAGCCAAGAGGACTCCTTCCTGTTGGGCTATGTCCAAATCGTTTTCCGACTGAATGATTATCATAAGGTCGTCTCACAGATGACGCAGTATTTCTGGTTAGTCACGGCAATCGTGTTCGTTTTGTCGGCGGCAGCCGGCTACGGCATCGCCATTTATTTCTTCAGGCCAATCAAACAGATGGTCGATACGATGGATGCGATAGAAGAGGATACGTTATCCGAGACCCGCATCAAAATATCCAAAAGCAAGGACGAATTTACCGATCTTTCCGTCCACATCAACGGCTTGCTGGATAAGATGGCACTGTACGTCACCCAACAAAAGCAGTTCGTGGAGGATGTCTCGCACGAGCTCAGGACTCCTACCGCCATTGTTGAAGGCCACCTGAAATTGCTGAACCGTTGGGGTAAGGAAGATCCACAAATACTCGATGAATCCCTTGCCGCTTCATTGACCGAAATCCAGCGAATGAAGACTTTGGTTCAGGAGATGTTGGATCTCTCCCGTGCGGAACAAGTAGAAATGCACTATAAAAATGAAGTGACCCCGATCCGGAATGTCGTGCTGCATACGTTCCATAATTTCAAGATGCTGTATCCGGATTTCGTATTCAATTTGGATGATGATTTGAATCGCGAGATTTACGTGAACATTTATCGCAACCATTTTGAGCAAATATTGGTGATCTTGATGGACAACGCCGTCAAATATTCGACAGACCGGCATGAAATCCATCTTTCTATTTCCGAATCCATGTCCTATGTCCAGATCGCGATCCAAGATTTTGGCGAGGGGATGTCCCAGGAAGATCAGCAGAAGATTTTTTCGCGTTTTTACCGCGTCGATAAAGCCAGATCGCGGAATAAGGGCGGGAACGGCTTGGGTCTCTCGATCGCGAAAGAACTATTGGAAGGCTATAAAGGCGATATCACCGTCGAAAGCGTATTGGGCCACGGATCTGTTTTCCGCATCCAGTTGCCGATTCTGAAGAATTATGTGCCGGATGAGGAATTGTAG
- the yidC gene encoding membrane protein insertase YidC — protein MKLKKKVLLSAEMMSLLVVLTGCMQYDENKNPTGFIYDYLVVPTGKLIVMLAEMLNGNYGLAIIAITIIVRLAIMPLNFSQIKKTMVQQEKMKYIKPELEDIQFRQKNAQTPEEKAAVSQEMMALYKDNNISMTGGVGCLPILIQMPIFTAMYQAVNLTPEISASTFLGINLGVSSPLLAILAGVAYVIQGYVSTIGMPQETKSQMKSMMLMNPIMILMFSWSSPAGLALYWLAGGIFAAAQTALQNHMIKPKIQKLVEEEMKDRPVKKNVKMAKPSSSSAPAQAVKALSATNQQTDGKKGRNAGKQSKS, from the coding sequence ATGAAACTTAAAAAGAAGGTATTGCTTTCCGCGGAAATGATGTCCTTGTTAGTGGTTCTGACAGGCTGCATGCAATATGATGAGAATAAAAACCCAACCGGCTTCATATATGACTATTTGGTGGTGCCTACAGGCAAATTGATCGTTATGCTGGCGGAAATGCTCAACGGCAATTACGGTCTGGCCATCATCGCCATCACAATCATTGTCCGCTTGGCCATCATGCCCTTGAACTTTAGCCAGATCAAAAAAACGATGGTGCAGCAAGAAAAGATGAAGTATATCAAACCAGAATTGGAAGACATCCAATTCCGTCAAAAAAATGCCCAAACTCCTGAAGAAAAAGCCGCGGTTTCGCAAGAAATGATGGCACTGTACAAAGACAACAACATCAGCATGACAGGCGGCGTCGGTTGCTTACCGATTCTGATCCAGATGCCGATCTTTACCGCTATGTATCAAGCCGTCAATTTGACGCCGGAAATTTCTGCAAGCACCTTCCTTGGCATCAACCTTGGTGTCAGCAGTCCGTTGCTGGCGATCCTGGCAGGTGTGGCTTATGTGATCCAAGGCTACGTTTCCACAATCGGCATGCCTCAGGAAACCAAATCACAGATGAAATCGATGATGCTGATGAACCCGATCATGATTCTGATGTTCTCGTGGTCTTCACCAGCAGGTTTGGCGCTGTACTGGCTGGCCGGCGGTATTTTCGCAGCAGCCCAGACTGCGCTTCAAAATCATATGATCAAACCTAAAATCCAGAAGCTGGTTGAAGAAGAAATGAAGGATCGTCCGGTCAAGAAGAACGTGAAAATGGCTAAGCCGTCTTCTTCTTCAGCACCTGCGCAAGCGGTTAAAGCTTTATCCGCCACGAATCAACAAACGGATGGCAAAAAAGGCCGCAACGCAGGCAAACAATCAAAATCCTAA
- a CDS encoding acylphosphatase translates to MKKIKMTVSGRVQGVGFRYMTKMVADQIGVSGIVRNEDDGSVYIEAVGPSDKIDAFIAAVKRSPSPSGRVDTCTLEEDANVENYISFRVTN, encoded by the coding sequence ATGAAAAAAATCAAGATGACAGTAAGTGGCAGGGTACAGGGCGTTGGGTTCCGTTACATGACAAAAATGGTGGCTGACCAGATAGGCGTTTCGGGAATCGTCAGGAACGAGGATGATGGGAGTGTCTATATCGAAGCCGTCGGACCCAGCGATAAGATCGATGCCTTCATCGCGGCGGTCAAACGCAGTCCTTCGCCAAGCGGAAGAGTCGACACCTGCACGCTCGAAGAGGACGCCAACGTTGAGAATTACATAAGTTTTCGTGTAACCAATTGA
- a CDS encoding DUF1033 family protein, whose protein sequence is MYQVIRTEGEYEPWWFFEDWMDFIVESTEYADFQEAVAAYERAAEKLSAVYPFQKSKEPYLTAYWSDGEIRFCENCDDDVQLYHGLMLLQDRKKLIQE, encoded by the coding sequence ATGTACCAGGTGATACGGACCGAGGGAGAATATGAACCCTGGTGGTTTTTTGAAGATTGGATGGATTTCATTGTGGAATCGACGGAGTATGCCGATTTCCAGGAGGCAGTCGCTGCCTATGAACGGGCAGCGGAAAAACTATCGGCAGTCTACCCATTCCAAAAATCAAAGGAACCCTACCTGACTGCCTACTGGTCAGACGGAGAAATCCGGTTTTGTGAGAATTGCGATGACGATGTGCAATTATATCATGGACTGATGCTTCTGCAGGACAGGAAAAAACTTATTCAAGAATGA
- a CDS encoding DNA translocase FtsK, translated as MAKRTTTTRKKKKATGQKISYELIGVLLLFSAALGIGQLGFAGIALANFFRFFVGETYPVSLALFGAYGLYLILRGKEPKIRKNWLISGILLYSAALLYLHSQAFEAVVTEGTSVVSVTLARFLTDVRQADTASEMGGGLIGAAFYTGTHFLVSQWGTYIIIGLLVFFGVAVIFGFTTHDVMEVVRKVALIFGHNSKRAVLYTKDKVASSIIDSKTVKKPTRSNSVPTDKKPSIVEKAKNQIKSESAAKKLMKEEAETLKAAEKETLAEKEREPVQLKIDSFQKQLEKAAEHKYADNEKSASAQQASLAKTTFGGNEEDNAGELEFEITAEQENRDYHLPPVTLLNEIKAIDQSNEYATIEKNVKKLEETFASFGVEAKVTKANLGPAVTKYEIQPAVGVKVSKIVSLSDDLALALAAKDIRIEAPIPGKSFIGIEVPNSEVSVVSFRDVMEGQKHTDKLLEVPLGRDISGVVQSANLTKMPHLLIAGATGSGKSVCINGIITSILMKAKPNEVKMMMIDPKMVELNVYNGIPHLLTPVVTNPRKAAQALHKVVTEMERRYELFAGTGMRNIDGYNNLIVEYNLENGENNPTLPYIVVIVDELADLMMVASNEVEDAITRLAQMARAAGIHMILATQRPSVDVITGIIKANVPSRIAFAVSSSIDSRTIIDGSGAEKLLGRGDMLFRPMGENKPIRVQGAFISDEEVEHIVTFVKNQQEANYVEEMMPTETVAAASEEPEDDLFGEAVEFIRSDETASISKLQRRFRIGYNRAARLIDEMEARGIVGPADGSKPRKVNISEGIYENDADMPYDSEV; from the coding sequence TTGGCGAAACGAACGACGACAACAAGAAAGAAAAAGAAGGCGACCGGGCAGAAGATATCCTATGAGCTTATCGGCGTGCTGTTGCTTTTCAGTGCAGCCTTAGGCATCGGGCAACTCGGGTTTGCCGGTATAGCGCTGGCGAATTTTTTCCGTTTTTTTGTCGGCGAAACCTATCCGGTCAGCCTGGCGCTATTTGGCGCCTATGGTCTGTACCTGATTTTGAGAGGGAAAGAACCAAAAATAAGAAAGAACTGGTTGATCAGCGGCATCCTGCTTTATTCGGCAGCACTGCTTTATCTCCATTCACAGGCTTTTGAGGCAGTCGTCACGGAGGGGACGTCGGTCGTATCCGTTACGCTTGCACGTTTTTTGACCGATGTCAGGCAAGCAGATACAGCTTCTGAGATGGGCGGCGGCTTGATTGGGGCAGCCTTTTATACTGGAACCCATTTTTTGGTTTCACAATGGGGCACTTATATCATCATCGGCCTGCTTGTATTTTTTGGTGTGGCGGTCATCTTCGGATTCACGACGCATGATGTCATGGAAGTCGTGCGCAAAGTTGCCTTGATTTTCGGGCACAATAGTAAACGAGCGGTGCTTTACACGAAAGATAAAGTGGCCAGCTCGATCATTGATTCGAAAACAGTGAAGAAACCGACCAGGTCAAATAGCGTTCCGACAGACAAGAAACCTTCAATAGTCGAAAAAGCCAAAAATCAAATAAAAAGCGAATCGGCAGCGAAGAAATTGATGAAGGAAGAAGCGGAAACTTTGAAAGCAGCAGAAAAAGAGACACTTGCCGAAAAAGAGCGCGAACCCGTTCAGCTGAAAATCGACAGCTTCCAGAAACAACTTGAAAAAGCAGCCGAACACAAATATGCGGACAATGAAAAGAGCGCTTCAGCCCAACAGGCCAGCCTTGCAAAAACAACGTTCGGAGGCAACGAGGAAGACAATGCGGGCGAGCTGGAATTCGAAATCACTGCCGAGCAGGAAAACAGGGATTACCACTTGCCTCCAGTCACTTTATTGAACGAAATCAAAGCGATCGATCAATCCAATGAATATGCGACAATAGAAAAAAATGTCAAAAAGCTGGAAGAGACGTTCGCAAGCTTCGGTGTGGAGGCCAAAGTCACGAAAGCGAACCTCGGACCTGCCGTGACAAAATACGAAATCCAGCCAGCCGTCGGGGTGAAGGTCAGCAAAATTGTGAGTCTCAGTGATGATTTGGCTCTGGCCTTGGCGGCAAAGGATATCCGTATCGAAGCTCCGATACCCGGGAAATCCTTCATCGGCATAGAAGTGCCAAACAGTGAAGTCAGCGTTGTTTCCTTCCGTGATGTCATGGAAGGGCAAAAGCACACCGACAAGCTGTTGGAGGTGCCGTTAGGACGGGACATCTCTGGCGTTGTGCAAAGCGCGAATCTGACGAAAATGCCCCATTTGCTGATTGCAGGTGCGACCGGCAGCGGGAAATCCGTCTGCATCAACGGCATCATCACGAGCATCTTGATGAAAGCCAAACCGAACGAAGTGAAGATGATGATGATCGATCCGAAAATGGTGGAATTGAACGTCTATAACGGGATTCCCCACTTGCTTACGCCGGTTGTCACGAATCCACGCAAGGCGGCGCAAGCGCTCCATAAAGTCGTTACGGAAATGGAAAGAAGATATGAATTGTTTGCCGGTACCGGCATGCGCAACATCGACGGTTACAACAATCTGATTGTTGAATACAATCTGGAGAACGGGGAAAACAATCCTACGTTGCCATACATAGTGGTCATCGTTGACGAGTTGGCCGACTTGATGATGGTGGCCAGCAACGAAGTCGAGGACGCGATCACCAGATTGGCGCAGATGGCGCGGGCTGCGGGAATCCATATGATTTTGGCTACACAACGACCGAGTGTCGATGTCATCACCGGCATCATCAAAGCAAACGTCCCTTCCAGGATCGCGTTCGCTGTGTCCAGTTCAATCGATTCCAGAACGATAATCGATGGCTCCGGGGCAGAGAAGCTGCTGGGCAGAGGCGATATGCTCTTCCGTCCGATGGGGGAGAATAAACCAATCCGTGTGCAAGGAGCGTTCATTTCCGACGAGGAAGTCGAGCACATTGTCACTTTCGTCAAAAATCAGCAAGAAGCGAACTATGTCGAGGAAATGATGCCGACCGAAACTGTCGCGGCTGCAAGCGAAGAGCCGGAAGATGATCTTTTCGGGGAAGCTGTGGAATTCATCAGATCGGATGAAACGGCGAGCATTTCCAAATTGCAGAGGAGATTCCGGATCGGCTATAATCGGGCAGCGCGACTTATCGACGA